A single genomic interval of Daucus carota subsp. sativus chromosome 1, DH1 v3.0, whole genome shotgun sequence harbors:
- the LOC108223936 gene encoding adenylate-forming reductase 03009: protein MDVKKLARFSSCRGVAFEIKPSSDPFAIKTAPIDYPPPPSARHWLPWGSSKRITPSMGSSRRYASSIGGLTQRTSSSHFCDLDLDDDDDEEYDGLMADIEEGFDKEEEQKDSPLARSPTQQPSKVATKPRDARLSVILLDQGLFTVYKRLFVLCLTINITFLVLACTGNFQYAKDNAALFSIANILALTICRSEACLRGVFWLAVKIFGHSWVPLRLKTGVTSFLQCLGGIHSGAGVSSVVWLIYALVLTIQDRENTSNAIIGIASIILSLLVLSCLAAFPLVRHLHHNVFERIHRFAGWASLVLVWAFITLKITYDPITKSYKNSSILLKHQEFWFTLAITILIILPWMTMRRVPVKISAPSGHASIIKFQGGVKSGILGRISPSPLSEWHAFGIISDGKQEHMMLAGAVGDFTKSLVSNPPSHLWVRTVHFAGLPYLVNMYNRVLVVATGSGICVFLSFLLQPSSADVCVLWVAKGIEQNFGKEIKEWTSGFPKDKVIVHDTAILGRPNVSQMSIDAAKNWGAEVVIVTSNPEGSRDVVNACKASGIPAFGPIWDS from the coding sequence atggatgtgaaaaaaCTTGCAAGATTCTCAAGCTGCAGAGGAGTGGCATTTGAGATCAAACCGTCCAGCGATCCATTTGCCATCAAAACGGCTCCCATTGATTATCCACCTCCTCCTAGTGCAAGGCATTGGCTTCCATGGGGAAGTTCCAAAAGGATTACACCTTCCATGGGAAGTTCCAGAAGGTATGCCTCATCTATTGGAGGTTTGACACAAAGGACTTCTAGTAGCCACTTTTGTGATCTAGACCTTGATGACGACGACGATGAGGAGTATGATGGACTCATGGCAGATATTGAAGAAGGTTTTGACAAAGAGGAGGAACAAAAAGACAGCCCTCTGGCGAGATCACCTACACAACAACCATCTAAAGTTGCCACGAAACCGAGAGATGCTAGATTGTCGGTTATATTGCTTGATCAAGGATTGTTCACGGTGTACAAGCGcctctttgtgctttgcttGACTATCAATATCACCTTTCTGGTGCTTGCTTGCACCGGAAATTTCCAGTATGCTAAAGACAATGCTGCACTATTTTCAATTGCCAACATTCTTGCTTTGACAATTTGTCGCAGCGAGGCCTGTTTACGTGGTGTTTTCTGGCTAGCTGTCAAGATTTTCGGGCATTCTTGGGTGCCTTTGCGCCTCAAGACTGGGGTCACATCATTTTTACAGTGTCTTGGAGGGATACATAGTGGCGCTGGAGTCTCTTCAGTTGTATGGTTGATATATGCATTAGTATTAACCATACAAGATAGAGAAAATACATCAAATGCAATCATAGGAATAGCCTCAATAATCCTATCTCTTCTTGTTTTGTCCTGTTTGGCAGCATTTCCACTAGTACGCCATCTTCACCATAATGTTTTTGAAAGGATTCATCGGTTTGCAGGTTGGGCTAGTCTTGTACTAGTTTGGGCATTCATCACACTCAAAATTACTTATGACCCCATAACAAAGTCTTACAAAAACTCCTCAATATTACTTAAGCACCAAGAATTCTGGTTCACACTAGCCATTACCATCCTTATAATCCTCCCGTGGATGACCATGAGACGGGTACCAGTCAAAATCTCAGCACCATCCGGCCATGCATCCATAATCAAGTTTCAGGGCGGTGTGAAGTCCGGCATCTTAGGCAGAATAAGCCCATCTCCTTTGTCTGAATGGCATGCATTTGGCATAATTTCAGATGGGAAACAAGAGCACATGATGCTTGCTGGTGCAGTTGGAGACTTCACAAAATCACTAGTCTCTAATCCACCTAGTCATTTATGGGTCCGAACTGTGCATTTCGCAGGATTGCCATATTTAGTTAACATGTACAACAGAGTACTTGTGGTGGCCACTGGATCAGGTATATGTGTCTTCTTGTCATTCTTATTGCAGCCATCGTCTGCAGATGTGTGCGTGCTTTGGGTGGCCAAAGGAATTGAACAAAATTTTGGCAAAGAAATCAAAGAATGGACTAGTGGATTCCCCAAAGACAAGGTAATCGTTCATGACACTGCAATACTTGGAAGGCCTAATGTGTCACAAATGAGCATTGATGCTGCAAAGAATTGGGGAGCTGAGGTTGTTATTGTCACCAGCAATCCTGAAGGGAGTAGGGATGTTGTTAATGCTTGCAAGGCCTCTGGAATTCCAGCATTTGGTCCGATTTGGGATTCTTAA
- the LOC108204705 gene encoding adenylate-forming reductase 03009 has protein sequence MDEKKLARFSSCRGVAFEIKPSTDPFAIKTAPIDHPPPPSVRNWLPWGSSKRITPSVGSSRRYAMSIGGLTQRTSSSHFCDLDLDDDDDEYDGLMADIEEGFDKEEERKESSLERSPTQLLTKVAKKPKDARLSVILLDQGLFTVYKRLFVLCLTINITFLVLACTGNFQYAEDNAALFSIANILALTICRSEACLRGVFWLAVKVFGHSWVPLRLKTAVTSFLQCLGGIHSGAGVSSVAWLIYALVLTIQDRENTSSAIIGIASTILSLLVLSCLAAFPLVRHLHHNVFERIHRFAGWASLVLVWAFITLKITYDPKTKSYKNSSVLLERQEFWFTLAITILIILPWMTMRRVPVKVSAPSGHASIIKFQGGVKSGILGRISPSPLSEWHAFGIISDGKQEHMMLAGAVGDFTKSLVSNPPSHLWVRTVHFAGLPYLVNMYNRVLVVATGSGICVFLSFLLQPSSADVCVLWVAKGIEQNFGKEIKDWTSGFPKDKVIVHDTAILGRPNVSQMSIDAAKNWGAEVVIVTSNPEGSRDVVNACKASGIPAFGPIWDS, from the coding sequence ATGGATGAGAAAAAACTTGCAAGATTCTCAAGCTGCAGAGGAGTGGCATTTGAGATCAAGCCTTCCACCGATCCATTTGCGATCAAAACGGCTCCTATTGATCATCCACCTCCTCCTAGTGTTAGGAACTGGCTTCCATGGGGAAGTTCCAAAAGGATTACACCTTCAGTGGGAAGTTCCAGAAGGTATGCCATGTCTATTGGAGGTTTGACACAAAGGACTTCTAGTAGCCACTTTTGTGATCTAGACCTTGATGACGACGACGATGAGTATGATGGACTCATGGCAGATATTGAAGAAGGTTTCGACAAAGAGGAGGAACGGAAAGAAAGTTCTCTTGAGAGATCACCTACACAACTACTAACCAAAGTTGCCAAGAAGCCGAAAGATGCTAGATTGTCGGTTATATTGCTTGATCAAGGATTGTTCACTGTGTACAAGCGcctctttgtgctttgcttGACTATCAATATCACCTTTTTGGTGCTTGCTTGCACCGGAAATTTCCAGTATGCTGAAGACAATGCTGCGCTATTTTCTATTGCCAACATTCTTGCTTTGACAATTTGTCGTAGTGAAGCCTGTTTACGAGGTGTTTTTTGGCTAGCTGTCAAGGTTTTTGGGCATTCTTGGGTGCCTTTGCGCCTCAAGACCGCGGTGACATCATTTTTACAGTGTCTTGGAGGGATACATAGTGGCGCTGGAGTCTCGTCAGTGGCATGGCTGATATATGCATTAGTATTAACCATACAAGACAGAGAGAATACTTCAAGTGCAATTATTGGAATAGCCTCAACCATCCTATCCCTTCTTGTTTTGTCTTGTCTCGCAGCATTTCCACTAGTACGCCATCTTCATCACAACGTTTTTGAAAGGATTCATCGGTTTGCAGGTTGGGCTAGTCTTGTACTAGTTTGGGCATTCATCACACTCAAAATTACTTATGACCCCAAAACAAAGTCATATAAAAACTCATCTGTCTTACTTGAACGCCAAGAATTCTGGTTTACACTAGCCATTACCATCCTTATAATCCTCCCATGGATGACCATGAGACGTGTACCAGTCAAAGTCTCAGCACCATCTGGCCATGCATCCATAATCAAGTTTCAGGGCGGTGTAAAGTCAGGAATCTTAGGCAGAATAAGTCCATCACCTTTGTCTGAATGGCATGCATTTGGCATAATTTCAGATGGAAAACAAGAGCACATGATGCTGGCTGGTGCAGTTGGAGACTTCACAAAGTCATTAGTCTCTAATCCACCGAGTCATTTGTGGGTCCGGACTGTGCATTTTGCAGGATTGCCATATTTAGTTAACATGTACAACAGAGTTCTTGTGGTGGCCACTGGATCAGGTATATGTGTCTTCTTGTCATTCTTATTGCAGCCATCGTCTGCAGATGTTTGCGTGCTTTGGGTGGCCAAAGGAATTGAACAAAATTTTGGCAAAGAAATTAAAGACTGGACTAGCGGATTCCCGAAAGACAAGGTCATCGTTCATGACACCGCAATACTTGGAAGGCCTAATGTGTCACAAATGAGCATTGATGCCGCAAAGAATTGGGGAGCTGAAGTTGTTATTGTGACCAGTAATCCTGAAGGGAGTAGAGATGTTGTTAATGCTTGCAAGGCCTCTGGAATTCCAGCCTTTGGTCCCATCTGGGATTCTTAA